A region of Salvia splendens isolate huo1 chromosome 17, SspV2, whole genome shotgun sequence DNA encodes the following proteins:
- the LOC121773317 gene encoding histone H2B-like, translating to MAPKAEKKPAEKKPAAEKAPAAEKAPAEKKPKAGKKLPKDAGAASADKKKKRNKKNVETYKIYIFKVLKQVHPDIGISSKAMGIMNSFINDIFEKLAQESSRLARYNKKPTITSREIQTAVRLVLPGELAKHAVSEGTKAVTKFTSS from the coding sequence atGGCGCCGAAGGCTGAGAAGAAACCCGCGGAGAAGAAGCCAGCCGCCGAGAAGGCCCCCGCCGCTGAGAAGGCTCCGGCGGAGAAGAAGCCGAAGGCCGGGAAGAAGCTGCCTAAGGACGCCGGCGCCGCATCCGccgacaagaagaagaagaggaacaaGAAGAACGTGGAGACGTACAAGATCTACATCTTCAAGGTGCTGAAGCAGGTTCACCCGGACATCGGTATCTCCAGCAAGGCGATGGGGATCATGAACAGCTTCATCAACGACATCTTCGAGAAGCTGGCGCAGGAGTCGTCGCGGCTCGCTCGCTACAACAAGAAGCCAACCATCACTTCTCGGGAGATCCAGACCGCCGTGAGGCTGGTGCTGCCCGGTGAATTGGCGAAGCACGCCGTCTCTGAAGGGACCAAGGCTGTTACCAAATTCACTAGCTcctaa